The Astatotilapia calliptera chromosome 14, fAstCal1.2, whole genome shotgun sequence genome includes a region encoding these proteins:
- the LOC113036459 gene encoding uncharacterized protein LOC113036459, whose protein sequence is MIKPQEHSELLLRDSLPVFGKPWYWQRSNSTMESTRSLAQVIMEMRDEIKKLEAENRELRGDFGQRSLAAMPGEASPVSSAVKKQADKDDNPYVNLRRNASAPVLEGQYKENTVMTVRRYSTSSNLSGVTVRDGRINRVRPSNSGWERLQEEIQHGKGVFGNSTKEDVGKITNRHSLQEYVHKNRSKVKTVTFLLPVDDIYTSRPALTKHQGDPRLSDLDSITETDS, encoded by the exons ATGATAAAGCCGCAGGAGCACAGTGAGCTTCTACTGCGCGACTCCCTGCCGGTGTTTGGGAAGCCGTGGTACTGGCAACGCAGCAACAGCACCATGGAGAGCACCCGCAGCCTGGCGCAGGTGATCATGGAGATGCGGGACGAAATCAAGAAGCTGGAAGCGGAGAACCGGGAGCTGCGGGGAGACTTTGGTCAGCGTTCACTTGCAGCCATGCCAGGAGAAGCTAGTCCCGTGTCATCAGCAGTTAAGAAGCAGGCTGACAAGGATGATAACCCTTATGTGAACCTGAGGCGAAATGCGTCTGCGCCAGTCCTGGAGGGACAATACAAGG AAAACACTGTGATGACTGTTCGGAGGTACTCTACAAGTTCCAACCTGTCTGGTGTGACTGTACGGGATGGAAGGATTAACAGGGTCCGGCCAAGCAACTCTGGTTGGGAAAGACTGCAAGAAGAAATCCAACATGGGAAAGGTGTCTTCGGTAACTCAACAAAGGAAGATGTGGGAAAAATTACCAACCGGCACTCCCTGCAGGAATATGTTCATAAAAACAG GTCCAAGGTGAAAACTGTCACCTTCCTTCTACCTGTGGATGACATTTACACCAGTCGACCAGCTCTGACCAAACACCAGGGGGATCCTAGACTGTCTGACCTGGATTCCATAACTGAGACGGATTCTTGA
- the gucy1b2 gene encoding guanylate cyclase soluble subunit beta-2: protein MLRTLGGNLSEFTENLDALHSYLSLSYKEMNAPSFRVERNPDGTMLLHYYSDRRGLCHIVPGIIGAVAKDFFNSEITMEIVNQLEELERTGKKEHVVFLVSSKTDASSKAQILHSLTDEPNTTVGIKKSDHEKKTKISFTMPRSHWQTSKELVHIGKGKSLKNFEPVYPMKLKIDLQTFCHAFPFHVVFDEQLVVHQAGVNLQRTVPGLQIVNIHLDEYFSIVHPEVTFTISSIRKFINSHFVMQTRREMMPETWKGRPMLQLRGQMIWMPSLRCMLYQASPLLRSLQELEEMHMHISDIAPHDVTRDLILLNHQRLAEMELSSQLERKKEELRILSQHLEEEKRKTENLLYAMLPKHVANQLKEGKKVDAGEFKECTILFSDVVTFTNICAMCEPIQIVHMLNSMYLQFDRLTTVHNVYKVETIGDAYMVVGGVPIPVSSHAERVANFALGMIIAAKEVINPITGGPIQIRVGLHSGPVLAGVVGEKMPRYCLFGDTVNTASRMESHGLPNKIHLSPTVYQALKNKCFVIQKRGEIEVKGKGSMTTYFLERNTGVSEQQIMGLCDLEATDGEDSSQGSYQPGFETKHKDEPFLIPMNYKDSPSESLPSSNMSEIQICPILKPTDSESYGSLDTENQSEDGAPDQLQATAKFGQTEYTEKNVEELDSDSHVDMQEQNLMSDSLETNIERKHSQTQFCVVL from the exons ATGCTGCGGACTTTAGGAGGAAATCTGTCTGAATTCACGGAGAATTTGGATGCACTTCACAGCTACCTGTCGCTCTCCTATAAG GAGATGAATGCACCTTCTTTTCGAGTGGAAAGGAACCCTGATGGAACCATGCTTCTCCATTATTATTCTGACCGCAGAGGACTTTGTCACATTGTTCCTG GTATTATTGGTGCTGTTGCTAAGGATTTTTTCAACAGTGAGATAACAATGGAGATTGTTAACCAGCTAGAAGAACTGGAGAGAACTGGAAAGAAGGAGCACGTGGTTTTCCTAGTTAGCAGTAAAACTGATGCTTCCTCAAAGGCCCAGATCCTTCATTCTTTGACTGATGAACCTAATACCACCGTCGGGATCAAAAAG tctgatcatgaaaagaaaacaaagatcagTTTCACCATGCCCAGGAGTCACTGGCAGACATCAAAGGAGTTGGTTCACATCGGAAAAG GCAAATCATTGAAGAATTTTGAACCTGTGTATCCCATGAAGCTCAAAATTGACCTGCAGACTTTCTGCCAtgctttcccttttcatgtagtCTTTGATGAGCAG CTGGTGGTGCATCAGGCTGGAGTGAATCTCCAAAGGACTGTCCCTGGGCTGCAGATTGTGAATATCCATTTAGATGAGTACTTCAGCATTGTGCATCCTGAGGTGACTTTCACAATCTCCAGCATCCGGAAGTTCATCAACAGCCACTTTGTCATGCAGACTCGCAGGGAAATGATGCCTGAGACATGGAAAGGCCGGCCTATGCTTCAGCTCagag GTCAGATGATCTGGATGCCTTCTCTGCGCTGCATGTTATATCAAGCCTCTCCTTTGCTGAGAAGCCTTCAGGAGCTGGAGGAAATGCACATGCACATTTCTGACATTGCACCCCATGATGTCACCCGAGACCTTATCCTACTCAATCACCAGCGACTGGCTGAAATGGAGCTATCCAGTCAGCTGGAAAGGAAGAAGGAAGAGCTCCGCATCCTGTCCCAGCACCTtgaggaagagaagagaaagacagagaactTGCTGTATGCCATGCTGCCTAAGCATGTAGCCAACCAGCTGAAAGAGGGCAAAAAAGTAGATGCAG GAGAATTCAAGGAATGCACCATATTGTTCAGTGATGTAGTGACGTTTACCAATATCTGTGCCATGTGTGAACCCATTCAAATCGTTCATATGCTTAACTCCATGTACCTGCAATTTGACCGACTCACCACTGTGCACAATGTCTACAAG GTTGAAACCATAGGGGATGCCTATATGGTGGTAGGTGGGGTTCCTATACCTGTCTCCAGCCATGCTGAGAGGGTGGCCAACTTTGCTCTGGGCATGATTATAGCTGCCAAGGAGGTTATTAACCCCATAACTGGAGGACCCATTCAG ATCCGTGTGGGTCTCCACAGTGGTCCTGTATTGGCAGGTGTAGTTGGGGAAAAGATGCCACGCTACTGTCTTTTCGGAGACACTGTCAACACTGCATCTCGTATGGAGAGTCACGGCCTCCCCAACAAGATCCATTTGAGCCCAACCGTATACCA GGCTTTAAAGAACAAATGCTTTGTCATCCAGAAACGAGGAGAGATAGAGGTGAAGGGAAAGGGGAGTATGACCACTTACTTTCTTGAAAGAAACACCGGAGTGAGCGAGCAGCAGATTATGGGTCTCTGTGACCTGGAGGCCACAGACGGAGAGGACAGCAGCCAGGGAAGCTACCAGCCAG GTTTTGAAACAAAGCATAAAGATGAGCCTTTCTTGATCCCAATGAATTACAAAGACAGTCCAAGTGAATCTCTGCCATCATCAAATATGTCTGAGATTCAAATCTGCCCAATTCTCAAGCCCACCGACTCAGAAAGCTATGGAAGCCTCGACACTGAAAACCAATCAGAGGATGGAGCTCCTGACCAGTTACAAGCTACTGCTAAATTTGGCCAAACAgaatacacagagaaaaacgTAGAGGAATTAGACAGTGATAGCCACGTGGACATGCAGGAGCAAAACTTGATGAGTGATTCTTTGGAAACTAATATTGAAAGAAAACATAGCCAAACCCAGTTCTGTGTAGTTCTCTGA